Proteins from a single region of Coriobacteriia bacterium:
- the rpsT gene encoding 30S ribosomal protein S20 codes for MANIKSQKKRVLTNEKSRLRNKSVKSALKTSIKRVDEAITANDAAAANVAALEACRQLDRAASKGVIHRNQASNRKSGLMKRANKTA; via the coding sequence GTGGCTAATATTAAAAGCCAAAAGAAGCGCGTACTGACAAACGAGAAGTCGCGTCTTCGTAACAAGTCAGTCAAGTCAGCACTCAAGACCTCTATCAAGAGAGTCGACGAGGCTATTACCGCCAATGACGCAGCAGCAGCAAATGTGGCTGCGCTCGAGGCATGTAGACAACTTGACCGCGCAGCATCAAAAGGCGTCATTCACAGGAACCAGGCTTCGAATCGTAAGTCGGGACTCATGAAACGCGCCAACAAAACCGCTTAA